Proteins found in one Penaeus vannamei isolate JL-2024 chromosome 43, ASM4276789v1, whole genome shotgun sequence genomic segment:
- the LOC113821880 gene encoding eukaryotic translation initiation factor 2-alpha kinase 1 isoform X3 has product MVWGRRRQVMSDERRKATRDCMAGKSFLDRWNPPMDRPLNRPPDRPLHLGEGRQRDGLLRGSEAIQLIQPISSFAPIAGLGVDRAVEVPATSDQENIVNNSTVIEILVHLLCREREANPTRREFLFRAISKVIEQCNSTLYLPLHSVPLLQDFRSSLLGKFEVLFEQAQSQIISQGTHFPLPSPLTQLALTSQTHRLLDDRYSREFEELSVLGKGGFGLVTKVRHKLDGRLYAVKIISMRKNDLKTLNTLLREVQSLAQLDHPNIVRYHSTWIQLYHPPGLKKLQQSREISEEESSFSPSVPASKASFVPKSSVMIKEISRSVEESAEVSDGIEFRDDSGPGLDSKENSARVDHFQNYIIGLKSLYHKQHSAKYLSPLKISRNNVSFGNSATSISSSFSSSEVSSASPDLAEPPEESLDPGGACFQSSEDLNGKIPVIPYHPLRNVPRPLRSDGARMTLFIQMGLCGESLHDWLLRRNEINAPGCNEAEQCVVERRQCLSFFKQIVQAVEYIHSNNIIHRDIKPANIFFSQDGRTLQLGDFGLARQLPENVIYDESTSLIPTESSLTPISEHAPYTSGVGTPIYAAPELKVGGSYGVESDLHNLGIILLELFQSFSTMSERIHAIEALKTKRVLDKEILLHWPDIAPWILKLTELDPKKRPSATDILTSSLYVGTPLESLDNSLHMSHTMKTNTLAIQKETSHLRYEFSEGNVDKLEHSSQYVQFTLHSEESDISSFGALIHSQQEAAASCSNDHVIARLKEEKSVLMEQVAKLQRQIEKLEADKEREMKEKVMHLPSS; this is encoded by the exons ATGGTTTGGGGACGAAGGCGACAAGTCATGTCTGACGAGAGAAGAAAGGCGACCAGGGATTGCATGGCTGGGAAGTCCTTCTTGGACCGTTGGAATCCACCAATGGACCGGCCTCTGAACCGACCTCCTGACCGACCTCTTCATCTGGGCGAGGGTAGGCAGAGGGATGGGCTGTTAAGGGGCAGTGAGGCCATACAGCTGATTCAGCCAATATCCTCGTTTGCACCCATAGctg GTTTGGGTGTGGATAGAGCAGTTGAGGTACCTGCTACCAGTGACCAAGAGAACATAGTTAACAATAGCACAGTAATTGAGATTCTGGTGCACCTGCTGTGCCGGGAACGTGAGGCCAATCCTACACGGAGGGAATTTCTCTTTAGAG CTATTAGCAAAGTAATTGAGCAGTGCAATTCGACACTCTACCTGCCGCTGCACTCTGTCCCGCTGCTGCAGGATTTCCGATCTAGTCTTCTTGGGAAATTTGAGGTCCTCTTTGAACAAGCTCAGAGCCAAATTATCTCACAGGgcacccactttccccttccaag TCCCCTGACCCAGCTTGCTCTGACAAGCCAAACCCACCGGCTCCTGGACGACAGATACAGCCGAGAGTTTGAAGAACTTTCTGTTCTGGGCAAGGGGGGTTTTGGACTTGTCACCAAGGTCAGGCATAAGCTGGATGGGCGCCTCTATGCAGTCAAGATTATTTCAATGAG aAAGAATGACCTGAAAACACTTAACACCTTGCTTCGGGAGGTGCAGTCCCTGGCCCAGCTGGACCACCCTAACATAGTCCGGTACCACAGCACTTGGATCCAGCTGTACCATCCCCCTGGCTTGAAGAAACTCCAGCAGTCGAGGGAAATCTCCGAGGAGGAaagttctttctccccctcagtGCCAGCATCCAAAGCATCCTTTGTGCCCAAGTCGTCTGTTATGATCAAAGAAATATCAAG atCAGTAGAAGAGTCAGCAGAAGTCTCTGATGGAATTGAATTCAGAGATGACTCAGGACCCGGATTAGATAGCAAGGAAAATTCAGCCAGGGTTGACCATTTCCAAAATTACATAATAGGTTTGAAATCTCTCTACCACAAACAACATTCGGCAAAGTATTTATCCCCACTGAAGATATCCCGAAATAACGTCAGTTTTGGGAACAGTGCCACATCTATAAGTTCCAGTTTTTCAAGTTCTGAGGTCTCTTCAGCCTCACCAGACCTGGCTGAACCTCCTGAGGAAAGTTTGGATCCAGGGGGGGCTTGCTTCCAGTCTTCTGAAGACCTTAATGGCAAAATCCCTGTGATACCCTATCACCCTCTCCGCAATGTACCTCGGCCGTTAAGGAGTGATGGTGCAAGGATGACACTCTTCATCCAAATGGGGTTGTGTGGCGAGTCGTTACATGACTGGCTTTTGCGTCGCAATGAGATAAACGCCCCTGGCTGTAATGAAGCTGAGCAGTGTGTTGTGGAGCGCAGACAGTGCCTGTCTTTTTTCAAACAGATTGTACAGGCTGTagaatatatacattcaaataataTAATTCATAGAGACATAAAG CCGGCAAATATATTTTTCTCACAAGATGGGAGAACCCTTCAGCTTGGAGACTTTGGTTTGGCACGACAATTACCCGAAAATGTTATATATGATGAGTCGACAAGTTTAATACCCACTGAATCATCCCTTACACCTATCTCGGAACATGCTCCTTATACTAGTGGTGTTGGTACTCCTATATATGCAGCGCCAGAATTGAAAGTAGGAGGAAGCTATGGAGTTGAG agTGACTTGCACAACTTGGGCATCATTCTTCTAGAACTGTTCCAGTCTTTTTCAACAATGTCAGAAAGAATCCACGCAATAGAAGCCCTCAAGACGAAAAGGGTCTTGGACAAGGAAATCCTCTTGCACTGGCCGGACATA GCTCCCTGGATATTGAAGCTTACCGAACTAGACCCAAAGAAGCGACCTTCAGCAACAGATATTCTAACATCTTCCCTGTATGTCGGGACGCCATTGGAATCATTAGATAACAGCCTGCATATGAGCCACACCATGAAGACGAACACCTTAGCTATTCAGAAAGAAACGTCACATTTACGCTATGAATTTTCAGAAGGCAATGTAGATAAATTAGAGCATTCAAGTCAATATGTGCAATTTACTTTACATTCTGAGGAAAGTGATATATCATCATTTGGGGCCTTAATTCACTCACAGCAAGAGGCAGCTGCTAGTTGTTCCAACGATCATGTGATAGCGAGATTGAAGGAAGAGAAATCAGTCTTGATGGAACAGGTTGCAAAACTGCAGAGACAAATTGAAAAGCttgaggcagacaaagagagggagatgaaggaaaaggtaATGCACCTTCCTAGTTCCTAG
- the LOC113821880 gene encoding uncharacterized protein isoform X2: MVWGRRRQVMSDERRKATRDCMAGKSFLDRWNPPMDRPLNRPPDRPLHLGEGRQRDGLLRGSEAIQLIQPISSFAPIADPPDAVGLQNFQELSDTSATQMVMLLCQNFKIKQAMDLLGGVWNKIITAAIRHGWPLLHQQKAELAIQETPVEAAVYEADIPAFMDQDKEQTIEVMREDKHVSKDDAKTEAPPSKELSTEDIADILAMLANCKERRQNDGREAVRQAFNYTDSDVGDMTVELHPLEEVDFEGSDKTEKEAIRTRKEAKGHGNDEGLGVDRAVEVPATSDQENIVNNSTVIEILVHLLCREREANPTRREFLFRAISKVIEQCNSTLYLPLHSVPLLQDFRSSLLGKFEVLFEQAQSQIISQGTHFPLPSPLTQLALTSQTHRLLDDRYSREFEELSVLGKGGFGLVTKVRHKLDGRLYAVKIISMRKNDLKTLNTLLREVQSLAQLDHPNIVRYHSTWIQLYHPPGLKKLQQSREISEEESSFSPSVPASKASFVPKSSVMIKEISRSVEESAEVSDGIEFRDDSGPGLDSKENSARVDHFQNYIIGLKSLYHKQHSAKYLSPLKISRNNVSFGNSATSISSSFSSSEVSSASPDLAEPPEESLDPGGACFQSSEDLNGKIPVIPYHPLRNVPRPLRSDGARMTLFIQMGLCGESLHDWLLRRNEINAPGCNEAEQCVVERRQCLSFFKQIVQAVEYIHSNNIIHRDIKPANIFFSQDGRTLQLGDFGLARQLPENVIYDESTSLIPTESSLTPISEHAPYTSGVGTPIYAAPELKVGGSYGVESDLHNLGIILLELFQSFSTMSERIHAIEALKTKRVLDKEILLHWPDIAPWILKLTELDPKKRPSATDILTSSLYVGTPLESLDNSLHMSHTMKTNTLAIQKETSHLRYEFSEGNVDKLEHSSQYVQFTLHSEESDISSFGALIHSQQEAAASCSNDHVIARLKEEKSVLMEQVAKLQRQIEKLEADKEREMKEKVMHLPSS, translated from the exons ATGGTTTGGGGACGAAGGCGACAAGTCATGTCTGACGAGAGAAGAAAGGCGACCAGGGATTGCATGGCTGGGAAGTCCTTCTTGGACCGTTGGAATCCACCAATGGACCGGCCTCTGAACCGACCTCCTGACCGACCTCTTCATCTGGGCGAGGGTAGGCAGAGGGATGGGCTGTTAAGGGGCAGTGAGGCCATACAGCTGATTCAGCCAATATCCTCGTTTGCACCCATAGctg ATCCACCCGATGCAGTGGGGCTGCAAAATTTTCAAGAGTTGTCAGATACATCTGCCACACAAATGGTGATGTTGCTCTGCCAAAACTTCAAGATCAAGCAGGCCATGGACCTTCTCGGTGGTGTATGGAACAagattattactgctgctatcaGGCACGGATGGCCACTTCTCCATCAGCAAAAAGCAGAGTTAGCAATACAAGAAACCCCAGTAGAAGCAGCAGTATATGAGGCAGATATCCCAGCATTCATGGACCAGGATAAGGAGCAAACCATAGAGGTGATGAGGGAAGACAAGCATGTCAGCAAAGATGATGCAAAGACTGAAGCTCCCCCATCCAAAGAACTTTCAACTGAGGATATTGCTGACATTTTAGCAATGTTGGCCAACTGCAAAGAAAG GAGGCAGAATGACGGGCGTGAGGCGGTGAGACAAGCATTCAACTACACTGATTCAGATGTTGGTGACATGACTGTTGAACTTCATCCCTTGGAAGAAGTGGATTTCGAAGGCtctgataaaacagaaaaagaagccaTAAGGACGAGGAAAGAAGCCAAGGGCCatggtaatgatgaag GTTTGGGTGTGGATAGAGCAGTTGAGGTACCTGCTACCAGTGACCAAGAGAACATAGTTAACAATAGCACAGTAATTGAGATTCTGGTGCACCTGCTGTGCCGGGAACGTGAGGCCAATCCTACACGGAGGGAATTTCTCTTTAGAG CTATTAGCAAAGTAATTGAGCAGTGCAATTCGACACTCTACCTGCCGCTGCACTCTGTCCCGCTGCTGCAGGATTTCCGATCTAGTCTTCTTGGGAAATTTGAGGTCCTCTTTGAACAAGCTCAGAGCCAAATTATCTCACAGGgcacccactttccccttccaag TCCCCTGACCCAGCTTGCTCTGACAAGCCAAACCCACCGGCTCCTGGACGACAGATACAGCCGAGAGTTTGAAGAACTTTCTGTTCTGGGCAAGGGGGGTTTTGGACTTGTCACCAAGGTCAGGCATAAGCTGGATGGGCGCCTCTATGCAGTCAAGATTATTTCAATGAG aAAGAATGACCTGAAAACACTTAACACCTTGCTTCGGGAGGTGCAGTCCCTGGCCCAGCTGGACCACCCTAACATAGTCCGGTACCACAGCACTTGGATCCAGCTGTACCATCCCCCTGGCTTGAAGAAACTCCAGCAGTCGAGGGAAATCTCCGAGGAGGAaagttctttctccccctcagtGCCAGCATCCAAAGCATCCTTTGTGCCCAAGTCGTCTGTTATGATCAAAGAAATATCAAG atCAGTAGAAGAGTCAGCAGAAGTCTCTGATGGAATTGAATTCAGAGATGACTCAGGACCCGGATTAGATAGCAAGGAAAATTCAGCCAGGGTTGACCATTTCCAAAATTACATAATAGGTTTGAAATCTCTCTACCACAAACAACATTCGGCAAAGTATTTATCCCCACTGAAGATATCCCGAAATAACGTCAGTTTTGGGAACAGTGCCACATCTATAAGTTCCAGTTTTTCAAGTTCTGAGGTCTCTTCAGCCTCACCAGACCTGGCTGAACCTCCTGAGGAAAGTTTGGATCCAGGGGGGGCTTGCTTCCAGTCTTCTGAAGACCTTAATGGCAAAATCCCTGTGATACCCTATCACCCTCTCCGCAATGTACCTCGGCCGTTAAGGAGTGATGGTGCAAGGATGACACTCTTCATCCAAATGGGGTTGTGTGGCGAGTCGTTACATGACTGGCTTTTGCGTCGCAATGAGATAAACGCCCCTGGCTGTAATGAAGCTGAGCAGTGTGTTGTGGAGCGCAGACAGTGCCTGTCTTTTTTCAAACAGATTGTACAGGCTGTagaatatatacattcaaataataTAATTCATAGAGACATAAAG CCGGCAAATATATTTTTCTCACAAGATGGGAGAACCCTTCAGCTTGGAGACTTTGGTTTGGCACGACAATTACCCGAAAATGTTATATATGATGAGTCGACAAGTTTAATACCCACTGAATCATCCCTTACACCTATCTCGGAACATGCTCCTTATACTAGTGGTGTTGGTACTCCTATATATGCAGCGCCAGAATTGAAAGTAGGAGGAAGCTATGGAGTTGAG agTGACTTGCACAACTTGGGCATCATTCTTCTAGAACTGTTCCAGTCTTTTTCAACAATGTCAGAAAGAATCCACGCAATAGAAGCCCTCAAGACGAAAAGGGTCTTGGACAAGGAAATCCTCTTGCACTGGCCGGACATA GCTCCCTGGATATTGAAGCTTACCGAACTAGACCCAAAGAAGCGACCTTCAGCAACAGATATTCTAACATCTTCCCTGTATGTCGGGACGCCATTGGAATCATTAGATAACAGCCTGCATATGAGCCACACCATGAAGACGAACACCTTAGCTATTCAGAAAGAAACGTCACATTTACGCTATGAATTTTCAGAAGGCAATGTAGATAAATTAGAGCATTCAAGTCAATATGTGCAATTTACTTTACATTCTGAGGAAAGTGATATATCATCATTTGGGGCCTTAATTCACTCACAGCAAGAGGCAGCTGCTAGTTGTTCCAACGATCATGTGATAGCGAGATTGAAGGAAGAGAAATCAGTCTTGATGGAACAGGTTGCAAAACTGCAGAGACAAATTGAAAAGCttgaggcagacaaagagagggagatgaaggaaaaggtaATGCACCTTCCTAGTTCCTAG
- the LOC113821880 gene encoding uncharacterized protein isoform X1: MVWGRRRQVMSDERRKATRDCMAGKSFLDRWNPPMDRPLNRPPDRPLHLGEGRQRDGLLRGSEAIQLIQPISSFAPIADPPDAVGLQNFQELSDTSATQMVMLLCQNFKIKQAMDLLGGVWNKIITAAIRHGWPLLHQQKAELAIQETPVEAAVYEADIPAFMDQDKEQTIEVMREDKHVSKDDAKTEAPPSKELSTEDIADILAMLANCKERLESSIFDTQEEALLLLQKVKTVIDEKYHTKLLRNQQSLSPCVLRRQNDGREAVRQAFNYTDSDVGDMTVELHPLEEVDFEGSDKTEKEAIRTRKEAKGHGNDEGLGVDRAVEVPATSDQENIVNNSTVIEILVHLLCREREANPTRREFLFRAISKVIEQCNSTLYLPLHSVPLLQDFRSSLLGKFEVLFEQAQSQIISQGTHFPLPSPLTQLALTSQTHRLLDDRYSREFEELSVLGKGGFGLVTKVRHKLDGRLYAVKIISMRKNDLKTLNTLLREVQSLAQLDHPNIVRYHSTWIQLYHPPGLKKLQQSREISEEESSFSPSVPASKASFVPKSSVMIKEISRSVEESAEVSDGIEFRDDSGPGLDSKENSARVDHFQNYIIGLKSLYHKQHSAKYLSPLKISRNNVSFGNSATSISSSFSSSEVSSASPDLAEPPEESLDPGGACFQSSEDLNGKIPVIPYHPLRNVPRPLRSDGARMTLFIQMGLCGESLHDWLLRRNEINAPGCNEAEQCVVERRQCLSFFKQIVQAVEYIHSNNIIHRDIKPANIFFSQDGRTLQLGDFGLARQLPENVIYDESTSLIPTESSLTPISEHAPYTSGVGTPIYAAPELKVGGSYGVESDLHNLGIILLELFQSFSTMSERIHAIEALKTKRVLDKEILLHWPDIAPWILKLTELDPKKRPSATDILTSSLYVGTPLESLDNSLHMSHTMKTNTLAIQKETSHLRYEFSEGNVDKLEHSSQYVQFTLHSEESDISSFGALIHSQQEAAASCSNDHVIARLKEEKSVLMEQVAKLQRQIEKLEADKEREMKEKVMHLPSS, translated from the exons ATGGTTTGGGGACGAAGGCGACAAGTCATGTCTGACGAGAGAAGAAAGGCGACCAGGGATTGCATGGCTGGGAAGTCCTTCTTGGACCGTTGGAATCCACCAATGGACCGGCCTCTGAACCGACCTCCTGACCGACCTCTTCATCTGGGCGAGGGTAGGCAGAGGGATGGGCTGTTAAGGGGCAGTGAGGCCATACAGCTGATTCAGCCAATATCCTCGTTTGCACCCATAGctg ATCCACCCGATGCAGTGGGGCTGCAAAATTTTCAAGAGTTGTCAGATACATCTGCCACACAAATGGTGATGTTGCTCTGCCAAAACTTCAAGATCAAGCAGGCCATGGACCTTCTCGGTGGTGTATGGAACAagattattactgctgctatcaGGCACGGATGGCCACTTCTCCATCAGCAAAAAGCAGAGTTAGCAATACAAGAAACCCCAGTAGAAGCAGCAGTATATGAGGCAGATATCCCAGCATTCATGGACCAGGATAAGGAGCAAACCATAGAGGTGATGAGGGAAGACAAGCATGTCAGCAAAGATGATGCAAAGACTGAAGCTCCCCCATCCAAAGAACTTTCAACTGAGGATATTGCTGACATTTTAGCAATGTTGGCCAACTGCAAAGAAAGGTTGGAAAGCAGTATATTTGACACACAAGAAGAGGCCCTTTTACTTTTACAAAAAGTTAAAACAGTTATTGATGAAAAGTATCATACCAAACTCCTAAGAAACCAACAGTCACTCTCACCTTGTGTCCTAAGGAGGCAGAATGACGGGCGTGAGGCGGTGAGACAAGCATTCAACTACACTGATTCAGATGTTGGTGACATGACTGTTGAACTTCATCCCTTGGAAGAAGTGGATTTCGAAGGCtctgataaaacagaaaaagaagccaTAAGGACGAGGAAAGAAGCCAAGGGCCatggtaatgatgaag GTTTGGGTGTGGATAGAGCAGTTGAGGTACCTGCTACCAGTGACCAAGAGAACATAGTTAACAATAGCACAGTAATTGAGATTCTGGTGCACCTGCTGTGCCGGGAACGTGAGGCCAATCCTACACGGAGGGAATTTCTCTTTAGAG CTATTAGCAAAGTAATTGAGCAGTGCAATTCGACACTCTACCTGCCGCTGCACTCTGTCCCGCTGCTGCAGGATTTCCGATCTAGTCTTCTTGGGAAATTTGAGGTCCTCTTTGAACAAGCTCAGAGCCAAATTATCTCACAGGgcacccactttccccttccaag TCCCCTGACCCAGCTTGCTCTGACAAGCCAAACCCACCGGCTCCTGGACGACAGATACAGCCGAGAGTTTGAAGAACTTTCTGTTCTGGGCAAGGGGGGTTTTGGACTTGTCACCAAGGTCAGGCATAAGCTGGATGGGCGCCTCTATGCAGTCAAGATTATTTCAATGAG aAAGAATGACCTGAAAACACTTAACACCTTGCTTCGGGAGGTGCAGTCCCTGGCCCAGCTGGACCACCCTAACATAGTCCGGTACCACAGCACTTGGATCCAGCTGTACCATCCCCCTGGCTTGAAGAAACTCCAGCAGTCGAGGGAAATCTCCGAGGAGGAaagttctttctccccctcagtGCCAGCATCCAAAGCATCCTTTGTGCCCAAGTCGTCTGTTATGATCAAAGAAATATCAAG atCAGTAGAAGAGTCAGCAGAAGTCTCTGATGGAATTGAATTCAGAGATGACTCAGGACCCGGATTAGATAGCAAGGAAAATTCAGCCAGGGTTGACCATTTCCAAAATTACATAATAGGTTTGAAATCTCTCTACCACAAACAACATTCGGCAAAGTATTTATCCCCACTGAAGATATCCCGAAATAACGTCAGTTTTGGGAACAGTGCCACATCTATAAGTTCCAGTTTTTCAAGTTCTGAGGTCTCTTCAGCCTCACCAGACCTGGCTGAACCTCCTGAGGAAAGTTTGGATCCAGGGGGGGCTTGCTTCCAGTCTTCTGAAGACCTTAATGGCAAAATCCCTGTGATACCCTATCACCCTCTCCGCAATGTACCTCGGCCGTTAAGGAGTGATGGTGCAAGGATGACACTCTTCATCCAAATGGGGTTGTGTGGCGAGTCGTTACATGACTGGCTTTTGCGTCGCAATGAGATAAACGCCCCTGGCTGTAATGAAGCTGAGCAGTGTGTTGTGGAGCGCAGACAGTGCCTGTCTTTTTTCAAACAGATTGTACAGGCTGTagaatatatacattcaaataataTAATTCATAGAGACATAAAG CCGGCAAATATATTTTTCTCACAAGATGGGAGAACCCTTCAGCTTGGAGACTTTGGTTTGGCACGACAATTACCCGAAAATGTTATATATGATGAGTCGACAAGTTTAATACCCACTGAATCATCCCTTACACCTATCTCGGAACATGCTCCTTATACTAGTGGTGTTGGTACTCCTATATATGCAGCGCCAGAATTGAAAGTAGGAGGAAGCTATGGAGTTGAG agTGACTTGCACAACTTGGGCATCATTCTTCTAGAACTGTTCCAGTCTTTTTCAACAATGTCAGAAAGAATCCACGCAATAGAAGCCCTCAAGACGAAAAGGGTCTTGGACAAGGAAATCCTCTTGCACTGGCCGGACATA GCTCCCTGGATATTGAAGCTTACCGAACTAGACCCAAAGAAGCGACCTTCAGCAACAGATATTCTAACATCTTCCCTGTATGTCGGGACGCCATTGGAATCATTAGATAACAGCCTGCATATGAGCCACACCATGAAGACGAACACCTTAGCTATTCAGAAAGAAACGTCACATTTACGCTATGAATTTTCAGAAGGCAATGTAGATAAATTAGAGCATTCAAGTCAATATGTGCAATTTACTTTACATTCTGAGGAAAGTGATATATCATCATTTGGGGCCTTAATTCACTCACAGCAAGAGGCAGCTGCTAGTTGTTCCAACGATCATGTGATAGCGAGATTGAAGGAAGAGAAATCAGTCTTGATGGAACAGGTTGCAAAACTGCAGAGACAAATTGAAAAGCttgaggcagacaaagagagggagatgaaggaaaaggtaATGCACCTTCCTAGTTCCTAG